TTTACGCAAGGGTGCGCGCTACGACATTTCCATCGCGCTGCGCTAACCGCATTTAATCCAGGAGAATCATTCATCGTGTTTTGGCGTGATATTACGTTGTCAGTCTGGCGTAAGAAGACAACTGGCCTCAAAACAAAAAAGCGTTTACTGCCGCTGGTGCTGGCAGCGGTATTATGCAGTTCACCGGTCTGGGCGGAAGAAGCCACTTTCACCGCTAATTTTAAAGATACCGACCTGAAATCGTTCATCGAAACCGTCGGCGCTAACCTTAATAAAACCATCATTATGGGGCCGGGCGTACAGGGGAAAGTGAGTATTCGCACCATGACCCCGCTCAATGAACGCCAGTATTACCAGTTATTCCTTAATCTGCTGGAAGCGCAGGGGTATGCCGTCGTACCGATGGAAAACGACGTGCTGAAGGTGGTGAAATCCAGCGCCGCGAAAGTCGAGCCACTGCCGCTGGTCGGTGAAGGCAGCGACAACTACGCGGGCGATGAAATGGTCACTAAAGTAGTGCCGGTACGCAATGTTTCGGTACGAGAGCTGGCGCCGATTTTGCGCCAGATGATCGATAGCGCAGGCTCAGGCAACGTTGTTAATTACGATCCCTCCAACGTAATTATGCTTACCGGACGCGCCTCAGTTGTGGAGCGCCTGACGGAAGTGATCCAGCGCGTGGATCATGCGGGAAACCGCACCGAAGAGGTGATCCCGCTGGATAACGCCTCGGCCTCGGAAATTGCCCGCGTGCTGGAAAGCCTGACTAAAAACAGCGGCGAGAACCAGCCAGCAACGCTGAAATCTCAAATTGTCGCCGACGAACGCACCAACAGCGTGATTGTCAGTGGTGATCCCGCCACACGAGACAAAATGCGCCGCCTGATCCGTCGGCTGGACTCAGAAATGGAACGCAGCGGCAACAGCCAGGTGTTCTATCTCAAATACAGCAAAGCCGAAGATCTGGTCGATGTACTGAAGCAGGTCAGCGGCACGCTCACGGCGGCTAAAGAAGAGGCGGAAGGCACAGTTGGTAGCGGGCGTGAGGTTGTCTCCATCGCCGCCAGTAAACACAGTAATGCCCTGATTGTCACCGCGCCGCAGGACATTATGCAGTCGCTGCAAAGCGTGATTGAACAACTGGATATTCGCCGTGCTCAGGTGCATGTCGAGGCGTTGATCGTGGAAGTTGCCGAAGGCAGCAATATCAACTTCGGCGTGCAGTGGGCGTCAAAAGATGCCGGGTTAATGCAGTTTGCCAACGGTACGCAGATCCCTATCGGCACGCTGGGGGCGGCGATTTCTGCAGCGAAGCCACAGAAAGGTTCAACGGTGATCAGCGAAAACGGCGCCACCACCATTAATCCGGACACCAACGGCGATCTCTCCACGCTCGCCCAGCTTCTTTCTGGCTTTAGCGGTACGGCGGTTGGTGTGGTGAAAGGCGACTGGATGGCGCTGGTACAGGCGGTTAAAAACGACTCCAGCTCGAACGTTCTCTCCACGCCGAGCATCACCACGCTGGACAACCAGGAAGCCTTCTTCATGGTGGGCCAGGATGTTCCGGTATTAACCGGCTCTACCGTTGGCTCCAATAACAGCAATCCTTTCAATACAGTAGAAAGGAAAAAAGTCGGCATCATGCTGAAAGTCACGCCGCAGATTAACGAAGGAAACGCGGTACAGATGGTGATTGAGCAGGAAGTGTCGAAGGTGGAAGGACAGACCAGCCTCGACGTCGTGTTTGGCGAGCGCAAACTGAAAACCACCGTGCTGGCAAACGATGGTGAGCTGATCGTGCTTGGCGGTCTGATGGACGATCAGGCGGGAGAAAGCGTGGCGAAAGTGCCGCTGCTGGGCGATATCCCGTTGATTGGTAACCTGTTTAAATCGACGGCGGATAAAAAAGAAAAACGTAACCTGATGGTGTTTATCCGCCCGACCATTCTGCGTGATGGTATGGCGGCAGACGGCGTGTCGCAGCGCAAATATAACTATATGCGCGCCGAACAGATCTATCGCGATGAGCAAGGCTTAAGCCTGATGCCGCACACCGCGCAGCCGGTACTGCCAGCGCAAAATCAGGCTCTACCGCCGGAAGTTCGTGCGTTCCTTAATGCCGGGAGAACGCGTTAATGGTGCCTGTAGCACAGGAAACCACCGCTAACACCGTGCGTCTGCCCTACAGTTTCAGCCGTCGGTTTAGCCTGGTGGCATGGTGCGAAGTGTCGCTGGAGATCCTCCATGTGCATCCGTTGTCGCTCTCTGTTTTGCAGGAGCTGCAGCGGGGGCTGAACGCGTCTTTTACGCTGCGGCAAATCGACGAGGCCGAATTTGAGCAGCGGCTGAATGCGGTCTGGCAGCGGGACTCTTCCGAGGCCCGCCAGCTGATGGAAGATCTCGGTTCTGCTGAGGACTTTTTTACCCTCGCAGAAGAACTGCCGGAAACCGAGGATCTGCTGGAAAGTGACGATGATGCGCCGATCATCAAACTGATCAACGCCATGTTGGCAGAGGCGATTAAAGAAGGCGCTTCGGATATCCACATCGAGACATTTGAAAAGAGTCTGGTGATCCGTTTTCGTGTTGACGGCACATTACATGAAATGCTGCGCCCGGGGCGCAAACTGGCCTCGCTGCTGGTATCACGTATTAAGGTGATGGCGCGGCTGGATATCGCCGAAAAGCGCGTACCGCAGGATGGCCGTATTGCGCTGCTGCTGGGTGGTCGGGCGATTGACGTGCGTGTCTCCACTATGCCTTCCGCCTGGGGCGAGCGCGTGGTGCTGCGACTGCTGGACAAAAACCAGGCCCGCCTGACGCTGGAACGTCTGGGGTTGAGCCATGAACTGACCGCGCAGTTGCGCCAGCTGTTACACAAACCGCACGGCATCTTTCTGGTGACGGGGCCGACGGGTTCCGGCAAAAGCACCACGCTGTATGCTGGATTGCAGGAGCTGAACAACCACTCGCGTAACATTCTCACGGTTGAAGACCCTATCGAATACATGATTGAAGGGATCGGTCAGACACAGGTTAACACCCGCGTCGGCATGACCTTCGCCCGTGGCCTGCGCGCGATTTTGCGTCAGGACCCGGATGTGGTGATGGTCGGTGAAATCCGCGATACCGAAACCGCAGAAATCGCCGTCCAGGCGTCATTGACCGGACACCTGGTACTTTCCACCCTGCATACCAACACGGCGGTGGGGGCGATCACGCGTTTGCAGGATATGGGGGTAGAGCCTTTCCTGCTCTCTTCCAGTCTGACGGGTGTGATGGCGCAGCGACTGGTTCGCACGCTGTGTACCGACTGCCGCCAGTCCGCGCCTGCCACTGACGAAGAAAAACGCCTGCTGGGGATTACCGATGCGCGTACCGTCACTCTGTACCATCCGCAGGGCTGCCCCGCCTGTAATCACAAAGGTTTTCGCGGACGTACTGCCATCCATGAGCTGATCGTGGTAGACGCCACATTGCGTGATTTGATCCACCGTCAGGCCGGGGAACTGGAGCTGGAACGTTATGTCCGGCAACACTCTGCGGGTATCCGCAGCAACGGCATTGAGAAAGTGCTTGCCGGAGAAACCTCTCTCGATGAAGTGCTGCGGGTAACGATGGAGGCGTAATGGCACTGTTTTTCTATCAGGCGTTACAGCGTAATGGTCGCAAAACCAAAGGCATGATTGAGGCGGATTCCGCGCGTCATGCCCGCCAGTTGTTGCGCGGTAAAGAGCTTATCCCCGTGCACATTGAAGCCCGGATGAATGCTTCGTCAGGGGGAATGTTGCAGCATCGGCGACACGCACATCGTCGTGTGTCGGCGGCAGATCTGGCGCTGTTCACTCGCCAACTGGCAACGCTGGTGCAGGCAGCAATGCCGCTGGAAACCTGCTTACAGGCGGTCAGTGAGCAAAGTGAAAAACTGCATGTAAAAAGCCTCGGAATGGCGCTACGCAGCCGGATTCAGGAAGGTTACTCCCTGTCGGACAGCCTGCGCGAACATCCCCGCGTCTTTGACTCCCTGTTTTGTTCGATGGTGGCTGCCGGAGAAAAATCCGGGCATCTCGACGTGGTACTCAATCGCCTGGCGGATTACACCGAACAGCGACAGCGCCTGAAATCACGCCTGCTGCAGGCCATGCTCTATCCGCTGGTACTGCTGGTGGTGGCAACGGGCGTGGTCACTATTTTGCTGACGGCGGTGGTGCCGAAAATTATCGAACAGTTTGATCATCTCGGACACGCGCTGCCTGCCTCCACCCGCGCTCTTATCGCTATGAGCGACGCGTTGCAGACCAGCGGCGTTTACTGGCTGGCAGGTCTGCTGGGGCTTCTGGTGCTGGGGCAACGGCTACTCAAAAATCCTGCTATGCGCCTGCGCTGGGATAAAACCTTGCTGCGTCTTCCCGTGACGGGGCGTGTTGCGCGCGGACTGAATACGGCGCGTTTTTCCCGCACGTTAAGCATCCTCACCGCCAGCAGTGTTCCGCTACTGGAAGGCATTCAGACCGCCGCTGCCGTGTCGGCAAATCGCTATGTCGAGCAACAACTGCTGCTGGCGGCAGATCGCGTCCGCGAAGGAAGCAGCTTGCGCGCTGCGCTGGCGGAGTTGCGCCTGTTCCCGCCGATGATGCTGTACATGATCGCCTCCGGCGAACAGAGCGGTGAACTGGAAACCATGCTTGAGCAGGCAGCAGTCAACCAGGAACGGGAGTTTGATACTCAGGTGGGGCTGGCGTTAGGGCTGTTTGAGCCTGCTCTGGTGGTGATGATGGCGGGTGTGGTGCTGTTTATCGTCATCGCCATCCTCGAGCCGATGCTGCAACTGAACAATATGGTTGGAATGTAATTTACGGAGTTATCACATGAATTCGTTATCCCGCACACAAAAACCACGGGCAGGTTTTACCCTGCTGGAAGTGATGGTGGTGATTGTTATTCTTGGCGTCCTGGCAAGTCTGGTGGTGCCTAACCTTTTGGGCAACAAAGAGAAAGCAGATCGGCAAAAAGCCATCAGCGATATCGTGGCGCTGGAGAACGCGCTGGATATGTATCGACTGGATAACGGGCGTTATCCGACCACCGAACAGGGGCTTGAGGCGCTGATCCAGCAACCGGCCAATATGGCGGACTCCCGCAACTACCGTCCTGGTGGATACATCAAACGGCTGCCAAAGGATCCGTGGGGCAATGATTATCAGTATCTCAGCCCGGGTGAAAAAGGACTGTTTGATGTTTACACCTTAGGGGCGGATGGTCAGGAAAACGGGGAAGGTGCTGGCGCAGATATCGGTAACTGGAATTTGCAGGAGTTTCAGTAATCAGTGCCCAAACGCGGATTCACTCTTCTGGAAATCATGCTGGTGATTTTCCTTATCGGCCTTGCCAGTGCGGGCGTGGTACAGACTTTTTCGACCGATTCTGAATCGCCCGCGAAAAAAGCGGCGCAGGATTTTCTGACTCGCTTTGCGCAGTTTAAGGACAGGGCAGTGATCGAAGGGCAAACACTCGGTGTACTAATCGATCCTCCTGGCTATCAGTTTATGCAGCGTCGTCACGGGCAGTGGCTGCCCGTTTCTGCGACCCGCTTATCGGCACAGGTTACGGTGCCAAAACAGGTGCAGATGCTGTTACAACCCGGCAGTGATATCTGGCAGAAGGAGTATGCGCTGGAGCTGCAGCGTCGTCGCCTGACGCTGCACGATATTGAACTGGAGCTGCAAAAAGAGGCGAAAAAGAAGACGCCGCAGATCCGTTTTTCGCCTTTTGAACCTGTCACGCCGTTTACACTGCGTTTTTACGCGTCGGCACAAAACGCGTGTTGGGCGGTAAAGCTGGCGCACGATGGCGCGTTATCCCTCAATCAATGTGATGAGAGGATGCCATGAAGCGTGGATTTACCTTGCTGGAAGTAATGCTCGCGCTGGCGATTTTTGCGCTGGCCGCCATGGCGGTGTTACAGATTGCCAGCGGTGCGCTGAGTAATCAGCACGTTCTTGAGGAGAAAACGGTAGCAGGCTGGGTGGCTGAAAACCAGACCGCGCTGCTCTACCTGATGACCCCCGAGCAGCGGGCGGTCAGGCACCAGGGCGAGAGCGATATAGCTGGAAGCCGCTGGTACTGGCGAACCACACCGCTGAATACAGGTAACGCGCTGCTCCAGGCGGTGGATATTGAAGTCAGCCTTCACGAAGACTTTTCGCCGGTGATTCAGTCACGACGCGCCTGGTTTAGCGCCGTGGGAGGCCAGCAGTGAGAAGGACTCGCGCTGGTTTCACGTTACTGGAAATGCTGGTGGCAATTGCCATTTTTGCCTCGCTGGCACTGATGGCGCAGCAGGTGACAAACGGCGTCACACGCGTGAATAGCGCCGTCGCCGGACACGATCAAAAACTAAACCTCATGCAGCAAACGATGAGTTTTCTGACCCACGATCTGACACAAATGATGCCGCGTCCGGTAAGAGGCGATCAGGGTCAGCGAGAACCTGCGTTACTGGCGGGCGCTGGCGTGCTGGCCTCTGAGAGTGAAGGAATACGCTTTGTGCGCGGCGGTGTGGTTAATCCATTGATGCGTCTGCCGCGCAGTAATCTGCTCACCGTCGGTTACCGCATTCATGACGGTTATCTCGAACGGTTAGCCTGGCCGCTGACCGATGCCGCAGGCAGCGTGAAGCCAACAACGCAAAAGTTGATTCCGGCGGATTCACTTCGTTTGCAGTTTTACGACGGCACTCGCTGGCAGGAAACCTGGTCATCAGTGCAGGCGATCCCTGTGGCAGTGCGCATGACTCTGCATTCGCCGCAATGGGGCGAGATTGAACGCATCTGGTTGTTACGCGGGCCGCAATTATCATGATCACCTCACCACCAAAACGCGGAATGGCACTGGTCGTGGTGCTGGTATTGCTGGCGGTCATGATGCTGGTAACCATCACGCTTTCCGGGCGGATGCAGCAACAACTTGGGCGAACGCGCAGCCAGCAGGAGTACCAGCAGGCGCTGTGGTATAGCGCCAGTGCAGAAAGCCTGGCGCTGAGCGCACTCAGTCTGAGCCTGAAAAATGAAAAGCGCGTGCATCTGGCACAGCCGTGGGCTTCTGGCCCTCGTTTTTTCCCACTGCCGCAGGGGCAAATCGCCGTTACTCTGCGTGACGCTCAGGCCTGCTTTAACCTGAATGCCCTTGCTCAACCAACAACGGCGTCGCGTCCGCTCGCGGTACAACAACTGATTGCCCTGATCTCGCGCCTGGATGTGCCTGCTTATCGGGCCGAACTGATAGCCGAAAGCCTGTGGGAATTTATTGACGAGGACCGCAGCGTGCAGACGCGTCTGGGCCGTGAAGACAGCGAGTATCTCGCCCGTTCGGTACCGTTCTACGCCGCGAATCAACCGCTGGCTGATATCAGCGAGATGCGCGTGGTGCAGGGAATGGACACCGGACTTTATCAAAAACTGAAACCGCTGGTCTGTGCGCTGCCGATGACCCGCCAGCAAATCAACATCAACACCCTGGACGCCACGCAAAGTGTGATTCTTGAGGCGCTGTTTGACCCGTGGTTAAGCCCTGTTCAGGCGCGGGCGTTATTACAACAACGTCCGGCGAAGGGCTGGGAAGATGTCGATCAGTTTCTCGCACAGCCGCTACTCGCTGACGTCGATGAGCGTACTAAAAAAAAGCTAAAAACCGTCCTGAGCGTGGACAGCAATTACTTCTGGCTGCGTTCAGATATCACCGTGAATGAGATTGAACTGACGATGAATTCGTTAATTGTCCGCATGGGCCCACAACACTTTTCTGTTCTCTGGCATCAGACAGGAGAAAGTGAGTGAGTTCCATCCTTGAGATTTTTTTCCCGCTTTGCGCCGCTGATCCCATCCGTTGGCAGCGCCGTACACCCGACGTGGAGCACGGTATCTGGTCTGACGTTGCTGACGAACGTCTCCAGCAATGGCTGCAAACTGATGCGATTCGACTCTACATTCCTGGCGAATGGATCAGCGTATGGCAGGTTGAACTTCCTGATGTCCCCCGCAAGCAGATACCGACTATTCTGCCCGCCTTACTGGAAGAAGAGCTGAACCAGGATATCGACGAACTGCATTTTGCGCCGTTGAAAATCGACCAGCAACTGGCAACCGTAGCAGTGATTCACCAACAGCATATGCGCAACATTGCGCAGTGGTTACAGGAAAACGGCATCACCCGCGCTACCGTCGCGCCAGACTGGATGTCCATTCCTTGTGGTTATATGGCTGGCGATGAACAGCGAATTATTTGCCGCATCGATGAATGTCGTGGATGGAGCGCCGGGCGGGCGCTGGCTCCGGTCATGTTCCGCGCACAGCTCAATGAGCAGAATTTACCGATTTCACTAACCGTGGTCGGCATTGCACCGGAAGAACTATCTGCATGGGCTGGTGCGGACGCCGAACGCCTGACCGTTACGGCTCTGCCAGCCATTACCACTTATGGCGAACCGGAAGGGAACCTGCTAACAGGGCCGTGGCAGCCTCGCGTCAGCTACCGAAAACAGTGGGCGCGCTGGCGGGTGATGATTCTGCCGATATTGCTGATTCTGATTGCGCTGGCAGTGGAACGGGGTGTGACGTTATGGAGCGTCAGCGAACAGGTGGCGCAAAGCCGCGCCCAGGCGGAGAAACAGTTCTTAATGCTGTTCCCGGAGCAAAAACGGATTGTGAATTTACGCTCTCAGGTGACGATGGCACTGAAAAAATATCGCCCACAGGCCGACGATACCCGGCTGCTCGAAGAATTGTCAGCGATCGCCAGTACCCTGAAATCAGCGTCACTTACCGACATCGAAATGCGTGGTTTCACCTTTGATCAAAAACGCCAGACGCTTCACCTCCAACTACGGGCTGCGAACTTTGCCAGCTTCGACAAACTGCGTAGCGCACTGGCGGCAGATTATGTTGTGCAACAGGACGCGTTACAGAAAGAGGGTGATGCGGTTTCCGGCGGCGTAACGTTGCGGAGGAAATAACATGTTACGCGATAAATTTATTCACTATTTTCAGCAATGGCGTGAACGCCAGTTAAGCCGTGGCGAACACTGGCTGACACAACACCTGGCGGGGCGTTCGCCGCGTGAAAAAGGCATGTTACTGGCAGCGGTGGTGTTCCTGTTTAGCGCCGGATATTACGTCCTCATCTGGCAGCCTTTGAGCGAACGGATTGAGCAACAGGAGACGATGTTGCAGCAGCTGGTGGCGATGAACGCGCGACTGAAGAGCTCCGCGCCGGATATTATTGCAGCGCGAAAATCCGGCACGACAACGCAAGCACAGGTATCGCGGGTCATCAGCGACAGTGCTTCGGCGCATTCAGTGGTCATTAAGCGGATAGCCGAGCGCGGGGAGAATATCCAGGTCTGGATAGAACCTGTGGTGTTTAATGACCTTCTGAAATGGTTAAACGCACTGGATGAAAAATATGCGCTGCGGGTGACACAAATTGATGTCAGTGCTGCTGAGAAGCCTGGGATGGTGAATGTGCAGCGGCTGGAGTTTGGACGGGGATAAAGTATCAGGAGATTAATATCAATAAAATTACTCTCGTTAACGTGGCGAGAGTAATTCCCCCAGACTTTATAAGCTAATTTTTTTCGTGAAGGTTATTGTCAGATCCAAAAGCAAAAACCCGCCTTGTGGGCGGGTTCTTTAGAATAGTGGTGCCCGGACTCGGAATCGAACCAAGGACACGGGGATTTTCAATCCCCTGCTCTACCGACTGAGCTATCCGGGCAACGGGGCGCATTAAACCTGATTCGCCTCGTCTCGTCAATCAAATTTCTTCAATTTACTGCAGACTGCACAATCTATCATCACTTTGTCGCTATTGCACGCACTGTCAGGCAAACCAGGCGGTCCAGGCTGCGGAAAGCGGCATTGCCAGAAGCAATGCTGGAAGCATGTTGACCACCGGGAACATTTTAATGCCACAGATGCGTAAGCCGGTTGCCAGCAGCAATAAACCGCCTACAGCGCTGAAGTCTGCCATCATCGACGGTGTGGTCAGCGGTAATATCAGCGCGGCAGCCCACGCCAGCGTTAACTGGATGATCAGTAATGGGATACTAATTACCGACACCGCAATACCCAACGAGCAGGCGAAGATCATCGCCGTAAAGAAATCGAGAAATGACTTGGCGATTAAAATACTCGGATCGCCGGTCATCCCTTCGTTCATCGCCCCGAAGATCCCGGTGCCGCTGGCGCAAAACAGGACAATAATCGCGACATAATTCTGAATAAAAGATTCATGCGCTGGCTTCTTACGTGAGTGGCGAAACAGATTTTGCGCTTTGGCGACCACTGTATTGACGCCTTTTTCCAGCAGACAAATTTCGCCGATTAATGCTCCGAGTAAGGTTGCTAAAACCATCGCCGGAAGGTTGGCGCATTTCACCACCAGTAAAATACCAATCCCCAGCGATGCCAGACCAAAAATTGATGTCATGGAGACGCGGATACGTTCCGGTAAGCGTTGACTAAGGAGTGCACCGAGAACGCCACCCAGTAATACTGCACTTGCGTTGATAAAAGGACCGATGACCACAAGAGTTCCTGTTAGCTGCATTGTCTGATTTTCTTATTATGAACGTTTGGCTCCTTCGATGGCTTGTTTGTTCGCAAAGTCCTGGCTTGCGCGCTTTAGCGAAAGGTGCCATGATTGCGCGAATTTTCTCCTCACTGTACGGAGTTTGCCCGATGCACGCCACCTCCTTACATTCTCTTGCTTATCGCCGTTTCGCGCGAAACTCCTCCCTTTTTCTGCTCATGCGGTGAAGTTAACGCACGCTCACTGCAGGACAACAGTAAAATCAGAGCGTTTCTGCTTTTACTGATGTCTGGCGGTCGGAGCTGGTGACCAGTTTGACCCACATCTCATGGGGCAGGTTTGTCCATCCTGTCCGGTACTCTTACTTCCCCGAAACGGGTTTTGCGCTTATGAAATCAATGAATATTGCCGCCAGTAGTGAACTGGTATCCCGACTTTCTACTCATCGCCGCGTGGTGGCGTTGGGAGATACTGATTTTACGGACGTCGCGGCAGTCGTCATTACCGCTGCGGATAGCCGCAGTGGCATTCTTGCGTTGCTTAAGCGCACCGGTTTTCATCTACCGGTGTTTTTGTATTCCGAACATGCTGTTGAATTACCTGCGGGCGTTACGGCGGTAATCAACGGCAACGAGCAGCAGTGGCTGGAGCTGGAATCCGCAGCCTGTCAGTATGAAGAGAATTTGCTGCCACCGTTTTATGACACGCTGACGCAGTACGTTGAGATGGGTAATAGCACCTTTGCTTGCCCTGGACATCAACATGGTGCGTTCTTTAAAAAGCATCCTGCCGGACGCCATTTTTACGATTTCTTTGGTGAGAACGTCTTTCGCGCCGATATGTGTAACGCTGACGTAAAATTGGGCGATCTGCTTATTCATGAAGGATCGGCGAAAGATGCGCAGAAATTCGCAGCCAAAGTCTTTCATGCCGATA
The nucleotide sequence above comes from Escherichia coli. Encoded proteins:
- the gspD gene encoding type II secretion system secretin GspD, which gives rise to MFWRDITLSVWRKKTTGLKTKKRLLPLVLAAVLCSSPVWAEEATFTANFKDTDLKSFIETVGANLNKTIIMGPGVQGKVSIRTMTPLNERQYYQLFLNLLEAQGYAVVPMENDVLKVVKSSAAKVEPLPLVGEGSDNYAGDEMVTKVVPVRNVSVRELAPILRQMIDSAGSGNVVNYDPSNVIMLTGRASVVERLTEVIQRVDHAGNRTEEVIPLDNASASEIARVLESLTKNSGENQPATLKSQIVADERTNSVIVSGDPATRDKMRRLIRRLDSEMERSGNSQVFYLKYSKAEDLVDVLKQVSGTLTAAKEEAEGTVGSGREVVSIAASKHSNALIVTAPQDIMQSLQSVIEQLDIRRAQVHVEALIVEVAEGSNINFGVQWASKDAGLMQFANGTQIPIGTLGAAISAAKPQKGSTVISENGATTINPDTNGDLSTLAQLLSGFSGTAVGVVKGDWMALVQAVKNDSSSNVLSTPSITTLDNQEAFFMVGQDVPVLTGSTVGSNNSNPFNTVERKKVGIMLKVTPQINEGNAVQMVIEQEVSKVEGQTSLDVVFGERKLKTTVLANDGELIVLGGLMDDQAGESVAKVPLLGDIPLIGNLFKSTADKKEKRNLMVFIRPTILRDGMAADGVSQRKYNYMRAEQIYRDEQGLSLMPHTAQPVLPAQNQALPPEVRAFLNAGRTR
- the gspE gene encoding type II secretion system ATPase GspE, translated to MVPVAQETTANTVRLPYSFSRRFSLVAWCEVSLEILHVHPLSLSVLQELQRGLNASFTLRQIDEAEFEQRLNAVWQRDSSEARQLMEDLGSAEDFFTLAEELPETEDLLESDDDAPIIKLINAMLAEAIKEGASDIHIETFEKSLVIRFRVDGTLHEMLRPGRKLASLLVSRIKVMARLDIAEKRVPQDGRIALLLGGRAIDVRVSTMPSAWGERVVLRLLDKNQARLTLERLGLSHELTAQLRQLLHKPHGIFLVTGPTGSGKSTTLYAGLQELNNHSRNILTVEDPIEYMIEGIGQTQVNTRVGMTFARGLRAILRQDPDVVMVGEIRDTETAEIAVQASLTGHLVLSTLHTNTAVGAITRLQDMGVEPFLLSSSLTGVMAQRLVRTLCTDCRQSAPATDEEKRLLGITDARTVTLYHPQGCPACNHKGFRGRTAIHELIVVDATLRDLIHRQAGELELERYVRQHSAGIRSNGIEKVLAGETSLDEVLRVTMEA
- the gspF gene encoding type II secretion system inner membrane protein GspF, which gives rise to MALFFYQALQRNGRKTKGMIEADSARHARQLLRGKELIPVHIEARMNASSGGMLQHRRHAHRRVSAADLALFTRQLATLVQAAMPLETCLQAVSEQSEKLHVKSLGMALRSRIQEGYSLSDSLREHPRVFDSLFCSMVAAGEKSGHLDVVLNRLADYTEQRQRLKSRLLQAMLYPLVLLVVATGVVTILLTAVVPKIIEQFDHLGHALPASTRALIAMSDALQTSGVYWLAGLLGLLVLGQRLLKNPAMRLRWDKTLLRLPVTGRVARGLNTARFSRTLSILTASSVPLLEGIQTAAAVSANRYVEQQLLLAADRVREGSSLRAALAELRLFPPMMLYMIASGEQSGELETMLEQAAVNQEREFDTQVGLALGLFEPALVVMMAGVVLFIVIAILEPMLQLNNMVGM
- the gspG gene encoding type II secretion system major pseudopilin GspG, translated to MNSLSRTQKPRAGFTLLEVMVVIVILGVLASLVVPNLLGNKEKADRQKAISDIVALENALDMYRLDNGRYPTTEQGLEALIQQPANMADSRNYRPGGYIKRLPKDPWGNDYQYLSPGEKGLFDVYTLGADGQENGEGAGADIGNWNLQEFQ
- the gspH gene encoding type II secretion system minor pseudopilin GspH, which gives rise to MPKRGFTLLEIMLVIFLIGLASAGVVQTFSTDSESPAKKAAQDFLTRFAQFKDRAVIEGQTLGVLIDPPGYQFMQRRHGQWLPVSATRLSAQVTVPKQVQMLLQPGSDIWQKEYALELQRRRLTLHDIELELQKEAKKKTPQIRFSPFEPVTPFTLRFYASAQNACWAVKLAHDGALSLNQCDERMP
- the gspI gene encoding type II secretion system minor pseudopilin GspI codes for the protein MKRGFTLLEVMLALAIFALAAMAVLQIASGALSNQHVLEEKTVAGWVAENQTALLYLMTPEQRAVRHQGESDIAGSRWYWRTTPLNTGNALLQAVDIEVSLHEDFSPVIQSRRAWFSAVGGQQ
- the gspJ gene encoding type II secretion system minor pseudopilin GspJ, encoding MRRTRAGFTLLEMLVAIAIFASLALMAQQVTNGVTRVNSAVAGHDQKLNLMQQTMSFLTHDLTQMMPRPVRGDQGQREPALLAGAGVLASESEGIRFVRGGVVNPLMRLPRSNLLTVGYRIHDGYLERLAWPLTDAAGSVKPTTQKLIPADSLRLQFYDGTRWQETWSSVQAIPVAVRMTLHSPQWGEIERIWLLRGPQLS
- the gspK gene encoding type II secretion system minor pseudopilin GspK, producing MITSPPKRGMALVVVLVLLAVMMLVTITLSGRMQQQLGRTRSQQEYQQALWYSASAESLALSALSLSLKNEKRVHLAQPWASGPRFFPLPQGQIAVTLRDAQACFNLNALAQPTTASRPLAVQQLIALISRLDVPAYRAELIAESLWEFIDEDRSVQTRLGREDSEYLARSVPFYAANQPLADISEMRVVQGMDTGLYQKLKPLVCALPMTRQQININTLDATQSVILEALFDPWLSPVQARALLQQRPAKGWEDVDQFLAQPLLADVDERTKKKLKTVLSVDSNYFWLRSDITVNEIELTMNSLIVRMGPQHFSVLWHQTGESE
- the gspL gene encoding type II secretion system protein GspL, which codes for MSSILEIFFPLCAADPIRWQRRTPDVEHGIWSDVADERLQQWLQTDAIRLYIPGEWISVWQVELPDVPRKQIPTILPALLEEELNQDIDELHFAPLKIDQQLATVAVIHQQHMRNIAQWLQENGITRATVAPDWMSIPCGYMAGDEQRIICRIDECRGWSAGRALAPVMFRAQLNEQNLPISLTVVGIAPEELSAWAGADAERLTVTALPAITTYGEPEGNLLTGPWQPRVSYRKQWARWRVMILPILLILIALAVERGVTLWSVSEQVAQSRAQAEKQFLMLFPEQKRIVNLRSQVTMALKKYRPQADDTRLLEELSAIASTLKSASLTDIEMRGFTFDQKRQTLHLQLRAANFASFDKLRSALAADYVVQQDALQKEGDAVSGGVTLRRK
- the yghD gene encoding GspM family type II secretion system protein YghD → MLRDKFIHYFQQWRERQLSRGEHWLTQHLAGRSPREKGMLLAAVVFLFSAGYYVLIWQPLSERIEQQETMLQQLVAMNARLKSSAPDIIAARKSGTTTQAQVSRVISDSASAHSVVIKRIAERGENIQVWIEPVVFNDLLKWLNALDEKYALRVTQIDVSAAEKPGMVNVQRLEFGRG
- the yqgA gene encoding DUF554 domain-containing protein; protein product: MVIGPFINASAVLLGGVLGALLSQRLPERIRVSMTSIFGLASLGIGILLVVKCANLPAMVLATLLGALIGEICLLEKGVNTVVAKAQNLFRHSRKKPAHESFIQNYVAIIVLFCASGTGIFGAMNEGMTGDPSILIAKSFLDFFTAMIFACSLGIAVSVISIPLLIIQLTLAWAAALILPLTTPSMMADFSAVGGLLLLATGLRICGIKMFPVVNMLPALLLAMPLSAAWTAWFA